One genomic segment of Desulfomicrobium sp. ZS1 includes these proteins:
- the gcvPA gene encoding aminomethyl-transferring glycine dehydrogenase subunit GcvPA yields MPFIPHTPAEQSEMLATVGVDSIEALFEDIPKKFRAAELNLPEGLSEMDVCQKLEKTAAKNHTDLTSFLGAGFYDHYIPSAVDALCSRGEFYTAYTPYQAEASQGMLQAIFEYQTAVARLLDLQYANASLYDGGTALYEAIMMAVRQNKRTRIVISESVNPIYRVMLDSYTSNLKLDLVTIPHRNCETDVDALLAALNDDTAAVIVQNPNFFGTIQDFTALFTKAREHKIVSIISTYPIMQSVLKTPGEMGADIAVAEGQSLGLPLSFGGPYLGIMACNKQLIRQMPGRIVGRTVDKTGKTGFVLTLQAREQHIRREKATSNICSNQALCALRALMYISLLGPQGLKKTAQTGIERAHYAANRLERLPGVHVLNQPFGNEFTVKLPVRAYEVIDKLLDYKFVPGFPLGRYYQGMDNHLLVACTEKTTKQCIGILAELIGGAL; encoded by the coding sequence ATGCCCTTCATACCGCATACCCCTGCCGAACAGAGCGAAATGCTGGCCACCGTCGGCGTAGACAGCATCGAAGCCCTGTTCGAAGACATTCCGAAAAAATTCCGGGCCGCCGAGCTGAACCTGCCTGAGGGCTTGAGCGAAATGGACGTCTGCCAGAAGCTCGAAAAGACGGCTGCCAAAAACCACACGGATCTGACCTCGTTCCTGGGGGCCGGATTCTACGATCACTACATTCCGAGCGCCGTGGACGCGCTCTGCAGCCGGGGCGAGTTCTACACCGCCTACACCCCCTATCAGGCTGAAGCCTCCCAAGGCATGCTGCAGGCCATCTTTGAATATCAGACCGCCGTGGCGCGCCTTCTGGACCTGCAGTACGCCAACGCCTCCCTCTATGACGGCGGCACCGCGCTCTACGAAGCGATCATGATGGCCGTTCGCCAGAACAAGCGCACGCGCATCGTCATCTCCGAGAGCGTCAACCCCATCTACCGGGTCATGCTCGACAGCTACACCTCAAACCTGAAGCTCGATCTGGTGACCATCCCCCACCGGAACTGCGAAACGGACGTGGACGCGCTGCTTGCCGCCCTGAACGACGACACGGCCGCGGTCATTGTCCAGAACCCCAACTTCTTCGGCACGATCCAGGATTTCACGGCCCTGTTCACCAAGGCCCGCGAGCACAAGATCGTCTCCATCATCTCGACCTACCCGATCATGCAGTCCGTGCTCAAGACTCCGGGCGAAATGGGCGCGGACATCGCCGTGGCCGAAGGACAGAGCCTGGGACTCCCCTTGAGTTTCGGAGGCCCTTACCTCGGCATCATGGCCTGCAACAAGCAGCTTATCCGCCAGATGCCCGGCCGCATTGTCGGACGCACCGTGGACAAGACCGGCAAGACCGGCTTTGTGCTGACCCTGCAAGCCAGGGAGCAGCATATCCGCCGCGAAAAAGCCACCTCCAACATCTGCTCCAACCAGGCGCTGTGCGCCTTGCGGGCGCTGATGTACATAAGCCTCCTGGGCCCCCAAGGCCTGAAGAAAACCGCCCAGACAGGCATCGAGCGCGCCCATTACGCAGCGAACCGCCTGGAGCGTCTGCCCGGCGTTCACGTCCTCAATCAGCCCTTCGGCAACGAATTCACGGTCAAACTGCCCGTGCGGGCTTACGAAGTCATCGACAAGCTCCTGGACTACAAGTTCGTGCCGGGCTTTCCCCTGGGCCGCTACTACCAGGGCATGGACAACCACCTCCTGGTGGCCTGCACCGAAAAAACCACGAAGCAGTGTATCGGCATCCTGGCCGAGTTGATTGGAGGTGCCCTGTGA
- a CDS encoding DUF3999 domain-containing protein, whose protein sequence is MIFIVLLAVLVPFSALASSPMDFARGYLLETQEEFALQRLELPFEVYNASVRADLGDLRVFNAEGAEVPMHLRRSEARPVAAHEVPLHLFRVSSRSEGGQDYDVRLQVRTSDHGAVLETRMTALAGGTDQALLLDASASTEALAALRFELGAASSAFIRVDVRGSDDLFSWRRVGSGVLAFMEHRNGRILQNRIMLDGKRWKYYLVTGQADLSLLVAAFAEKIRSDSGLTRRFAPLRGERAGDDTYEYVLPPALPVDVLDLADVENAVLGVKVLAPSGDEWRSIGAGSLFRMHVDGQLLAGPGLALHGPHERLRIVMQGAPVPLRVGWLPHELVFMPQGAGPFTLAMGNPSIKRTPDMLAAMLEDNQIGAVRLGTATITEPVVLGGEARLLPERSYTRFVLWTVLGLGVILLGFMAWQLIAALDHKK, encoded by the coding sequence ATGATTTTCATTGTGCTGCTCGCTGTATTAGTGCCTTTTTCCGCCCTGGCATCCTCGCCCATGGATTTTGCCCGGGGCTATCTTCTCGAGACGCAGGAAGAGTTTGCCCTGCAACGCCTGGAGCTTCCTTTTGAAGTCTACAATGCCAGCGTGCGCGCCGATCTTGGAGATCTGCGCGTATTCAACGCCGAGGGCGCCGAGGTGCCCATGCACCTGCGTCGCAGTGAGGCAAGGCCGGTAGCGGCGCACGAAGTCCCTTTGCATCTGTTCCGGGTCTCAAGCCGCTCCGAAGGCGGCCAGGACTACGACGTTCGCCTGCAGGTGCGCACCAGTGACCATGGTGCGGTTCTGGAAACCCGGATGACTGCGCTTGCCGGGGGAACAGATCAGGCTCTGCTGCTCGACGCTTCCGCCAGCACGGAAGCCCTCGCCGCGCTGCGTTTCGAGCTGGGAGCCGCATCGTCAGCCTTTATCCGTGTCGACGTGCGGGGCAGCGACGACCTTTTTTCCTGGCGCAGGGTCGGCAGCGGCGTGCTGGCCTTCATGGAACACCGGAACGGGCGCATCCTGCAGAACAGGATCATGCTGGATGGCAAGCGCTGGAAATATTATCTTGTGACGGGGCAGGCCGATCTTTCGCTTCTGGTTGCGGCCTTTGCAGAGAAGATCCGTAGCGATTCAGGCTTGACCCGCCGCTTTGCGCCTTTGCGCGGCGAGCGGGCCGGGGACGATACGTATGAGTATGTTTTGCCGCCCGCCTTGCCGGTGGATGTGCTGGACCTGGCGGACGTGGAAAATGCGGTGCTGGGCGTGAAAGTGCTGGCGCCATCGGGCGATGAATGGCGCAGCATCGGGGCGGGCTCGCTTTTTCGCATGCACGTTGACGGGCAGTTGCTGGCCGGTCCCGGTCTTGCGCTGCATGGACCGCATGAGCGTTTGCGGATTGTGATGCAGGGTGCGCCGGTGCCTTTGCGCGTCGGGTGGCTGCCTCATGAGCTTGTCTTCATGCCGCAAGGGGCCGGGCCGTTCACGCTGGCCATGGGCAACCCCTCCATCAAGCGCACCCCGGACATGCTGGCGGCCATGCTTGAGGACAATCAGATCGGGGCGGTGCGGCTGGGCACTGCCACGATCACTGAGCCGGTGGTCCTGGGCGGCGAGGCTCGGCTGCTGCCGGAACGAAGTTACACCAGGTTTGTGCTGTGGACGGTTCTTGGCCTGGGGGTGATCCTGCTCGGGTTCATGGCCTGGCAGTTGATCGCAGCCCTGGATCACAAAAAATGA
- a CDS encoding TVP38/TMEM64 family protein, which yields MNFSNPGQRRAIIKTLLVVVFAVLLAATLLYFDVQHLFRDALAWISGLGVLGPVIFVGLYILACVLLLPGAILTLGAGAIFGFFQGAIAASVGATLGATCAFLVGRYLARDWVASRIAGSPRFRAVDEAVAKEGWKIVFLTRLSPVFPFNILNYAFGLTRVGLRDYFFASWLGMIPGMFLYVYLGSLAGDLAGLGAGNRERTIGEWLMYGVGLLATVAVTVFITRLAREALAKRIPAQGPQS from the coding sequence ATGAATTTTTCCAACCCTGGTCAACGGCGGGCCATCATCAAGACTCTCCTCGTTGTGGTCTTTGCTGTCCTGCTGGCGGCGACTCTTCTTTATTTTGACGTGCAGCATCTCTTCCGTGACGCTCTGGCCTGGATTTCGGGCCTGGGTGTCCTGGGACCGGTCATTTTTGTCGGGCTTTATATTCTGGCCTGCGTCCTGCTGTTGCCCGGCGCGATTCTGACCCTGGGCGCGGGGGCGATCTTCGGTTTTTTTCAGGGTGCCATCGCGGCCTCCGTCGGCGCGACCCTGGGCGCGACCTGCGCGTTTCTGGTCGGGCGTTATCTGGCCAGGGATTGGGTCGCCAGTCGCATCGCGGGCAGCCCCAGATTCAGGGCCGTGGACGAGGCCGTGGCCAAGGAGGGCTGGAAGATCGTTTTTTTGACCCGGCTCTCCCCCGTGTTTCCCTTCAATATCCTCAATTACGCCTTTGGACTGACCAGGGTCGGCCTCAGGGATTATTTTTTCGCATCCTGGCTGGGCATGATTCCGGGCATGTTCCTGTACGTTTATCTGGGCTCCCTGGCCGGTGACTTGGCCGGCCTTGGCGCCGGGAACCGCGAGCGCACCATCGGCGAATGGCTTATGTACGGGGTGGGCCTGCTGGCGACCGTCGCCGTGACCGTATTCATCACCCGTCTTGCCAGGGAGGCCCTGGCCAAACGCATCCCGGCACAAGGACCGCAGTCGTAA
- the argB gene encoding acetylglutamate kinase — protein sequence MSQEALRAAFLLEALPYIREFYGQTIVIKYGGHAMKDEALRKSFALNIQLLRYIGVNPVIVHGGGPQIGNMLKQLGITSEFRQGLRVTDEATMDVVEMVLVGKVNKEIVNLINTQGGRAVGLSGKDGRMIWAQKLEMAVERADAPPEIIDLGKVGEVVAVDTSVISSLQAANFIPVIAPVGVDEEGNTYNINADSVASAVAVAVGAKKLILLTDVPGVLDKKGELISSMTLHQAVNALEQGVVTGGMIPKIKCCLEAVDGGVAKAHILDGRVENVILLEMFTQGGIGSEITSK from the coding sequence ATGTCACAAGAAGCTTTGAGAGCCGCCTTTCTTCTGGAGGCGCTACCTTATATCCGCGAGTTTTACGGCCAGACCATCGTCATAAAATACGGCGGGCACGCCATGAAGGACGAAGCCCTGCGCAAGAGCTTCGCCCTGAACATCCAGCTCTTGCGCTATATCGGCGTCAATCCGGTCATCGTGCACGGCGGCGGGCCGCAGATCGGGAACATGCTCAAACAGCTCGGCATTACCTCCGAGTTCCGCCAGGGCCTGCGCGTCACCGACGAGGCGACCATGGACGTGGTCGAGATGGTGCTGGTGGGCAAGGTCAACAAGGAGATCGTCAACCTCATCAACACCCAGGGCGGACGGGCCGTGGGCCTGTCCGGCAAGGACGGGCGCATGATCTGGGCCCAGAAGCTGGAGATGGCCGTGGAGCGTGCCGACGCGCCGCCCGAGATCATCGATTTGGGCAAGGTCGGCGAGGTCGTGGCTGTGGACACTTCGGTCATCAGCTCCCTGCAGGCTGCCAATTTCATTCCGGTCATCGCCCCGGTGGGCGTGGACGAAGAGGGCAACACCTACAACATCAACGCCGACTCCGTGGCCAGCGCCGTGGCCGTGGCCGTGGGCGCCAAGAAGCTCATCCTGCTGACCGATGTGCCGGGCGTGCTGGACAAGAAGGGCGAGCTCATCTCCTCCATGACCCTGCATCAGGCCGTCAACGCCCTGGAGCAGGGAGTTGTCACCGGGGGCATGATCCCCAAGATCAAATGCTGCCTCGAAGCCGTGGACGGCGGCGTGGCCAAGGCCCATATTCTGGATGGAAGGGTGGAGAACGTCATTCTGCTTGAGATGTTCACCCAGGGCGGCATCGGTTCGGAAATCACGAGCAAATAG
- a CDS encoding DUF2339 domain-containing protein, with protein MRIVLGILILLSFLGALDDWWRSPVLLVLPVLGVVCFVLASRIAAQDRKIRELEKLLRAQFREQKASADSSSMGAAAHAAATAASARSGSGRQFAAPTVGEAVFGLNEGADSGENFVFSAQEEAAPAAPSQPVREARPAALEWVASVWSQAKAWITGGNPVVKVGLVVLFFGVSFLLKYASDHSLLPVELRMAGAGMLGIALLGLGWRLRRSNPVYALLVQGGGVGVLYLTIFAAARFLEMIPPLWALILMCAVVVFSGILAVAQNASALAVFGAAGGFLAPILLSTGQGSHVHLFGYYALLNLGVLGIAWYRTWRVLNLLGFACTFGIGALWGARYYSPEYFSTTEPFLILFFLMYGLISILFARASSGSERIRLDSALVFGLPLAAFGLQMGLVRDMDMGAAFSCLGLALWYILPLKLFWKKNGGLGLLAEAHLALGVIFLSLAVPMALDASWTASTWALEGAGMIWLGLRQRRLITRIFGLLLQIGAALAFAASLTPWSFHLDGGQLLAGLFLGLGGFFSSWTYWNIPEARMSREEPLPLAMGLWGAAWWYGAWFFWAADQAHPDLISLAVVLANLGIWAVLHARATWPMPRYLAQFTVVLLLGCAMLWDRHPGADRGWLAWPFALMAQFAVLFALGEKWDERVRGWVHTLSALLVFVLALREAHWQVFHVVQSGIWADVAAVMTGVLLLIVIVFPRLDWPLRRHFAAYLRAGGALAAVLALWWAGACFVSGNPRPLPYVPVLSPLDLTQALVLVTLAVWAQKSMVYDVLRIRRAERLLPGILAAWAFVWLNVVVARTVHFLGDVPYAIDSMFRSDVLQAAYAVLWSMAAVGAMLFGRRRALRQPWLAGAGLLAVVVGKLFLIDLDGRGTVARIVSFLGVGLLMLVVGYFCPLPPKGENS; from the coding sequence GTGCGCATTGTTCTTGGCATCCTGATCCTGCTTTCCTTTCTCGGCGCTCTTGACGACTGGTGGCGCAGTCCGGTTCTGCTTGTTCTTCCGGTCTTGGGCGTGGTCTGTTTTGTCCTTGCGTCCCGGATTGCCGCGCAGGACAGAAAAATAAGGGAACTGGAAAAACTGCTCCGTGCACAATTCCGGGAACAGAAGGCCTCGGCGGACAGCTCCTCCATGGGGGCCGCAGCACATGCCGCTGCGACGGCTGCTTCCGCTCGGAGCGGAAGCGGGCGGCAATTTGCCGCCCCTACCGTTGGTGAGGCCGTTTTCGGATTGAACGAAGGGGCGGATTCCGGCGAGAACTTCGTTTTTTCGGCCCAGGAAGAGGCCGCGCCCGCAGCCCCGTCGCAGCCGGTTCGCGAAGCGAGGCCTGCGGCTTTGGAGTGGGTCGCCAGCGTCTGGTCGCAGGCCAAGGCCTGGATCACCGGCGGGAACCCTGTGGTCAAGGTCGGGCTGGTGGTGCTTTTTTTCGGAGTGTCCTTTTTGCTCAAATACGCTTCCGATCACAGCCTGTTGCCGGTGGAGCTGCGCATGGCCGGGGCCGGAATGCTGGGCATTGCGCTGCTGGGTCTGGGCTGGCGACTGCGGCGCAGCAATCCCGTCTACGCCCTGCTGGTGCAGGGAGGCGGGGTGGGCGTGCTGTACCTGACCATTTTCGCGGCGGCCCGTTTTCTGGAGATGATCCCGCCGCTGTGGGCGCTGATCCTCATGTGCGCGGTGGTGGTCTTTTCCGGAATTCTGGCCGTGGCGCAGAATGCTTCGGCGCTGGCCGTGTTTGGCGCGGCGGGGGGATTTTTGGCTCCCATCCTGCTGTCCACGGGCCAGGGCAGTCATGTGCATCTCTTCGGCTACTACGCGCTTTTGAACCTCGGCGTGCTCGGCATCGCCTGGTACAGGACGTGGCGGGTACTCAACCTGCTCGGGTTCGCCTGCACGTTCGGCATCGGGGCCTTGTGGGGCGCCCGGTATTACTCGCCGGAATATTTTTCGACCACCGAACCCTTCCTGATTCTCTTTTTCCTCATGTACGGGCTCATCTCCATCCTCTTTGCTCGCGCAAGCAGCGGCTCGGAGCGCATCCGACTCGACAGCGCCCTGGTCTTCGGCCTGCCTCTGGCGGCTTTCGGCCTGCAGATGGGGCTGGTCCGGGACATGGACATGGGCGCGGCCTTCAGCTGTCTGGGGCTGGCGCTGTGGTATATTCTGCCCCTCAAGCTGTTCTGGAAGAAGAACGGCGGACTTGGACTCCTGGCCGAGGCCCATCTCGCCCTGGGCGTGATTTTTCTCTCCCTGGCCGTGCCCATGGCCCTTGATGCGTCATGGACCGCTTCAACCTGGGCGCTGGAGGGGGCGGGGATGATCTGGCTTGGGCTACGGCAAAGACGTCTCATCACCAGAATCTTCGGCCTGCTGTTGCAGATCGGCGCGGCGCTGGCCTTTGCGGCTTCGCTGACCCCGTGGTCATTCCATCTGGATGGCGGCCAGCTGCTGGCCGGACTTTTTCTGGGTCTGGGGGGCTTTTTTTCAAGCTGGACCTACTGGAACATTCCTGAAGCGCGGATGTCCCGCGAAGAGCCCTTGCCGCTGGCCATGGGATTGTGGGGTGCCGCGTGGTGGTACGGGGCCTGGTTTTTTTGGGCTGCGGACCAGGCTCACCCGGACCTGATTTCCCTGGCGGTGGTCCTGGCCAATCTTGGGATCTGGGCTGTGCTGCACGCGAGGGCCACGTGGCCCATGCCCCGCTATCTTGCGCAGTTCACGGTCGTGCTGCTGCTTGGCTGCGCCATGCTTTGGGACAGGCATCCTGGCGCGGACCGGGGCTGGCTTGCCTGGCCGTTTGCCTTGATGGCTCAGTTTGCGGTGCTTTTCGCCCTGGGAGAAAAGTGGGATGAGCGGGTGCGTGGATGGGTGCATACACTGAGCGCACTCCTGGTCTTCGTGCTGGCCCTGCGTGAAGCGCATTGGCAGGTCTTTCATGTGGTTCAAAGCGGAATCTGGGCCGATGTCGCCGCAGTCATGACCGGGGTTCTGCTGCTCATCGTCATTGTTTTTCCGCGCTTGGACTGGCCCCTGCGTCGGCATTTCGCCGCATATCTTCGCGCCGGGGGCGCCCTGGCTGCAGTCCTTGCATTGTGGTGGGCCGGGGCCTGTTTCGTCAGCGGCAACCCTCGTCCGTTGCCATATGTCCCGGTCCTGAGCCCCCTTGATTTGACCCAGGCGCTGGTGCTTGTCACCCTGGCTGTGTGGGCGCAAAAGTCCATGGTGTACGACGTGCTGCGAATCCGTCGTGCCGAGCGACTTCTGCCTGGTATTCTGGCCGCCTGGGCCTTTGTCTGGTTGAACGTGGTCGTGGCCAGAACAGTGCATTTTCTGGGCGATGTGCCCTACGCGATAGATTCCATGTTCCGCTCCGACGTGTTGCAGGCCGCCTATGCGGTGCTCTGGTCCATGGCGGCGGTGGGGGCCATGCTCTTTGGCCGTCGGCGCGCCCTGCGGCAGCCCTGGCTGGCCGGGGCGGGGCTGCTGGCGGTTGTGGTCGGCAAGCTTTTTCTGATCGATCTGGACGGGCGCGGCACTGTGGCGCGCATTGTTTCGTTTCTGGGCGTGGGGCTGCTCATGCTTGTTGTGGGCTATTTCTGTCCGCTGCCGCCCAAGGGGGAGAATTCATGA
- the gcvPB gene encoding aminomethyl-transferring glycine dehydrogenase subunit GcvPB codes for MKTIFQDSAKGRTGVWPKEPRGNTESDIPAHLLRGSAPKLPELSEIDVIRHFTRLSRLNYSVDSNFYPLGSCTMKYNPKFTEAVAAQPGFTSVHPLIPQLKGAGHMTQGALEVLYETEQLLAEITGMSAFTLQPMAGAHGELTGVMLMAAYHNDKGNKKTKIIVPDSAHGTNPASAAIAGYDVVSIQSKNGMIDPDELEKVLDDEVAGLMMTCPNTLGLFECGLERIVKLVHGVDGLLYYDGANLNAIMGKMRVGDVGFDVVHLNLHKTFATPHGGGGPGSGPVGVSQRLVDYLPVSRVVKLEDGQYYLNYDYPKSIGYIAPFYGNFGVILKAYAYILRLGREGIVRASENAVLAANYMRKRLEDVLEIPHDRICMHEFVASAAKQSEKGVRALDLAKALLDKGHYAPTIYFPLIVKECLMFEPTETESKETLDGFVDDLIEILGRVDTDTASIQNAPITTPVERLDEVRAARSMELVDDAGL; via the coding sequence GTGAAAACCATTTTCCAAGATTCCGCCAAAGGCCGCACCGGCGTGTGGCCCAAAGAACCACGGGGCAACACGGAAAGCGACATCCCCGCGCACCTGCTGCGCGGCAGTGCCCCGAAACTCCCCGAGCTGTCCGAAATCGACGTCATCCGTCATTTCACCAGGCTTTCGCGCCTCAATTACAGCGTGGACAGCAATTTCTATCCCCTCGGGTCGTGCACCATGAAGTACAACCCGAAATTCACCGAGGCCGTAGCTGCCCAGCCCGGATTCACCTCCGTGCATCCGCTCATCCCGCAGCTTAAAGGGGCCGGGCACATGACCCAGGGCGCCCTTGAAGTGCTGTACGAGACTGAGCAGCTGCTGGCCGAAATCACGGGCATGAGCGCCTTCACCCTGCAGCCCATGGCCGGCGCCCACGGCGAATTGACGGGCGTCATGCTCATGGCCGCCTACCACAACGACAAGGGCAACAAAAAGACCAAGATCATCGTGCCCGACTCCGCCCACGGCACCAATCCGGCTTCGGCGGCCATCGCCGGCTACGATGTCGTCTCCATTCAATCCAAAAACGGGATGATCGACCCCGACGAACTGGAAAAGGTGCTGGATGACGAAGTGGCGGGCCTGATGATGACCTGCCCCAACACCCTGGGGCTGTTCGAGTGCGGCCTTGAACGCATCGTCAAGCTGGTCCACGGCGTGGACGGGCTGCTCTACTACGACGGCGCAAACCTGAACGCCATCATGGGCAAGATGCGTGTCGGCGACGTGGGCTTCGACGTCGTGCACCTGAACCTGCACAAAACCTTCGCCACTCCCCACGGCGGCGGCGGACCGGGCTCCGGCCCGGTGGGCGTGAGCCAGCGCCTGGTGGACTATCTGCCCGTTTCGCGCGTGGTCAAACTTGAGGACGGCCAGTACTACCTCAACTACGACTACCCCAAATCCATCGGCTACATCGCACCCTTCTACGGCAACTTCGGGGTCATTTTAAAAGCCTATGCCTACATCCTGCGTCTGGGACGCGAAGGCATCGTGCGCGCCTCGGAAAACGCGGTTCTGGCCGCCAACTACATGCGCAAGCGCCTGGAGGATGTTCTTGAAATCCCCCACGACCGCATCTGCATGCACGAGTTCGTGGCCTCGGCCGCGAAGCAGTCCGAAAAGGGCGTACGCGCTCTGGATCTGGCCAAGGCATTGCTGGACAAGGGACACTACGCCCCAACCATCTACTTCCCGCTCATCGTCAAGGAATGCCTGATGTTTGAACCCACGGAGACGGAAAGCAAGGAAACCCTGGACGGATTCGTCGATGACCTGATTGAAATACTTGGCCGTGTCGATACCGATACAGCATCGATTCAAAATGCGCCCATTACCACGCCAGTTGAACGTCTCGACGAAGTTCGCGCAGCCAGAAGCATGGAACTTGTGGACGACGCCGGACTCTGA
- a CDS encoding HDOD domain-containing protein, protein MSYIFVIPALLSLAALMYFYVSRKPQLEPIVGENHDPVKINLAAAEQSVFNEWESVLIRALDHIYAGTQSSTGNQMTHVYEPPSALAQTAISNLVKAFDKVGTLHSSLAAIDNPDVSMKELGDLVTRDPLLSSRVLKTINSPFFRVATDVKSIHTAVNILGLNNLKNLIAFGVMPYSLYKNPEHQRMFKVIWQHMNSTAIAASYMARARQDLDSGTLYTAGLMHDIGKLVLILLVKDPDEGEVYPQSLDREYERLMATHIQAAQIMARSGGIPAQLRTLVLGHHLPALLPVSQLECDGQQAKSLTVLFLANQVAKLISPNGTLLDDVRKLDQLDPSFREIISKQEAREILLSPGLINDVMSNVRLVQATLN, encoded by the coding sequence ATGTCATACATATTTGTCATACCTGCGCTGCTTAGCCTTGCAGCGCTTATGTATTTTTATGTCTCGCGCAAGCCGCAGTTGGAGCCCATTGTTGGAGAGAATCATGATCCCGTAAAGATCAATCTGGCCGCAGCTGAACAAAGCGTGTTCAATGAATGGGAATCGGTTTTGATCCGCGCCTTGGATCACATCTACGCCGGTACACAGTCCTCCACCGGCAACCAGATGACCCATGTCTACGAACCGCCATCCGCCCTGGCTCAAACCGCAATCTCGAATCTGGTCAAGGCCTTCGACAAGGTCGGCACACTGCACTCATCCCTGGCCGCCATCGACAACCCCGACGTCAGCATGAAGGAACTCGGAGATCTGGTCACCCGTGACCCACTGCTCTCTTCTCGTGTGCTGAAAACCATCAATTCCCCGTTTTTCCGCGTGGCCACGGATGTCAAATCCATCCACACCGCAGTGAACATCCTGGGCCTGAACAATCTGAAAAACCTCATCGCCTTTGGCGTCATGCCCTATTCACTGTACAAGAATCCCGAGCACCAACGCATGTTCAAGGTTATCTGGCAGCACATGAACTCCACCGCCATTGCCGCCTCGTACATGGCCAGGGCCAGGCAGGACCTCGACAGTGGCACCTTGTACACGGCTGGGCTGATGCACGACATCGGCAAGCTGGTGCTCATCCTGCTGGTCAAGGACCCCGACGAAGGCGAAGTGTACCCGCAAAGCCTGGACCGTGAATACGAGCGTCTCATGGCCACCCACATCCAGGCCGCCCAGATCATGGCCAGAAGCGGGGGCATTCCGGCTCAACTGCGCACCCTCGTCCTTGGCCATCACCTTCCCGCGCTGCTGCCTGTTTCACAGCTCGAATGCGACGGGCAGCAGGCCAAGAGCCTGACCGTCCTTTTCCTGGCCAACCAGGTGGCCAAACTCATCTCACCCAACGGCACCCTGCTCGACGATGTACGCAAGCTCGACCAACTCGACCCCAGCTTCCGCGAGATCATATCAAAACAGGAAGCCCGGGAGATCCTGCTGAGTCCCGGGCTGATAAACGACGTGATGAGCAATGTGCGACTGGTACAGGCGACCCTGAACTGA
- the gcvH gene encoding glycine cleavage system protein GcvH yields MNPKELLYAKSHEWVKIEGDEAVVGISHFAQEQLGDLTFVELPQPGDQAEAGAEIGTVESVKAASEIYSPVSGEVTAVNTELENAPELVNKDAFGMGWLFKVRLSAAPEGLLDADAYAALCAAEAH; encoded by the coding sequence ATGAATCCCAAAGAACTTCTATACGCAAAATCCCATGAATGGGTCAAAATCGAAGGCGACGAAGCCGTAGTCGGCATCAGCCACTTCGCGCAGGAACAGCTCGGCGACCTGACTTTCGTCGAACTTCCCCAGCCCGGCGACCAGGCCGAGGCCGGTGCCGAGATCGGAACCGTGGAATCGGTCAAGGCCGCCAGCGAGATCTACTCCCCGGTCAGCGGCGAGGTCACCGCAGTCAACACGGAACTGGAAAACGCGCCCGAACTGGTCAACAAAGACGCCTTCGGCATGGGCTGGCTGTTCAAGGTCCGGCTCTCCGCCGCGCCCGAAGGACTGCTCGACGCCGACGCCTACGCGGCCCTGTGCGCCGCCGAAGCGCACTAA